One stretch of Bombina bombina isolate aBomBom1 chromosome 7, aBomBom1.pri, whole genome shotgun sequence DNA includes these proteins:
- the LOC128666926 gene encoding gastrula zinc finger protein XlCGF67.1-like, producing MDIPQDKGADTCLSFLRNQRSHVKNKFPCSGEKSFSCSECGKTFTQQNGLNMHLKIHTGEKAYSCSECGKCFTQQSTLVTHLKIHTGEKTFPCSECGKCFNRQSTLNTHLKTHTGLKPFSCSECGKCFTLQSTFITHQKVHTGLKPFSCSECGKRFSRQSTLMTHHNSHTGEKPFSCAECGKSFTRQLTLTTHLKIHTGEKAFSCSECGKLFIWKSAFTKHQKIHKGEKLPCTECGKCFFLKSELNKHQKIHIAV from the coding sequence ATGGATATTCCTCAAGACAAGGGTGCAGATACTTGTTTAAGTTTTTTGCGCAATCAAAGGAGTCACGTGAAAAATAAATTTCCATGTTCAGGAGAGaaatcattttcatgttctgaatgtggcaaAACTTTTACCCAGCAAAACGGTCTTAATATGCATCTTAAAATTCATACAGGTGAAAAGGCAtattcatgttctgagtgtgggaaatgttttacccagCAATCAACACTTGTTACTCATTTGAAAATCCATACAGGAGAGAAGACATttccatgttctgaatgtgggaaatgttttaatagGCAGTCAACACTTAACACACATCTAAAAACCCATACAGGACTGAagccattttcatgttctgaatgtgggaaatgttttactttacAATCAACTTTTATTACTCATCAGAAAGTTCATACAGGACTGAagccattttcatgttctgaatgtgggaaacggTTTTCCCGGCAATCGACTCTTATGACTCATCACAAcagtcatacaggagagaaaccattttcatgtGCTGAATGCGGAAAATCTTTTACTCGGCAATTAACTCTCACTACTCATTTGAAAATTCATactggagaaaaagcattttcatgttctgagtgtggaaAATTGTTTATCTGGAAATCTGCTTTTACTAAACACCAGAAAATTCATAAAGGGGAGAAATTACCATGTACTGAATGTGGGAAATGCTTTTTCTTGAAATCAGAGCTTaataaacatcagaaaattcatatagCAGTGTAA